In the genome of Campylobacter concisus, the window GTCTTAGGCTGTGGCAGCCATAAAATAGTGCTACTTTTAGCCCACTAAGTGGCTTAACAACCTTTGCTCTTAGTGTTTCTACGTTTTGATAAAGCACCCAAAGAAGGCTTGTGATCTCGGTTGAGCCATTATATTTCATATTACCTTCAGCCAAGAAAGTATTTATGCGATCCTTTGCACCCTTATCAAGCGTGCTTTTAGCTCTTGTTAAAGTTAGCATACAAGTTGAGCATGTCGTAAGCATAGGCATATTCATCTGCTCAGCAAGCGCTATGTTTCTAGCATTTGCCACAAGCGTAGCGATAGGATCGACGTCTTGTGCTTGTTGGGCACCACAGCAGCTCCAGCCCTTTATCTCGTGAAGCTTCCAGCCAAGTATCGGAGCGATAGCCTCAAGCGACATCTTAGCCTCTTTAGCTGCTTGAGAGAGTACGCATCCTGGAAAAAAAGCGAATTCGTTTTGCATAATTACTCCTTACTAGCAGCTTTGCGAGCCGCATTTATCATTTTTACTAGATCATCATGTCCTTCTATGTCCTCTTCTCCGAAAATATGAAGTGGATTCATCTTACCTGCAAGCATTAAATTTGCAGCGATATCCATTTTGCCCATATTTCTAAACACTCCCTCAGAGCGAAGTGCAAGCTTGATCTCATTTAGTCTGCCTGAGCCATCAACTAGATCGGTTAAGAACGCCTCAGCGTGATCTGGTCCCATACCATCATCAAAGCCTTTTTGTATAGCCATAATGCGAAGATCAGTTATATCTTTGCATGCACTTATACCTTTTGGACAGCGATCAGCGCACTCTTGGCACTTTACACACATCCAAAGACCATTATCGATAGCTGGTTTTAGATGCGGCATAGGATCTTTGTTGCGTGAGTCAAACGCCGCTCTATAAGCATGCACAAAGACAAATGGCTGCATATAATCACTCGCATCAGCTTCTAGTTTATTACACTCGCTAGCACAGGCTCCGCAAAGTATGCAGTCCCATTCAAGCGCTACTTTGTCATACTCTTTTTGGCTTTGCTTACAGCCTTTTTCTGCGCTAAATTCTGACTTAGCAGTTATACTAGGCTTAATCTTGCGTAAATTTTCAATACTTGGTTCCCAGTCCACCATGAGGTCTGAGATCACTTTAAAATTTCCAAGTGGAGAAATTCTTATGCTCTCTGGATTGTCATACTCCGCCAAAAGCTCATTCATCTTCGTATCACAGGCTAGATATGAGTGGCCATTTACTCTAACAGCACACGCTCCACATATCGCTGAGCGGCAAGATGCTGTGAAATTTAGCGTCGCATCCTTTTTTTGTTTGATATCAAGAAGCACTGTTAAGAGAGTTTTTCCCGCGATCTCTTCGTTTGTTAGCTCATAAGTTGATTCATATTTTTTAGTTCCGTCAAAGCGGTCGATAATAATTTTCATCCTAGCTCCTTACTCTGGCTTCTTGCCATCAAGTGAAAATATGCCTGCCACAACGTCTTTGTAGCTAAGTTCAAGCTTGCCGTCTTTTAGTGTGACTATGCTGTGTTTTAAGAAATTTACATCATCTCTTTTTGGATAGTCCTCTCTTGTGTGAGCGCCACGGCTCTCAAGACGATTTTGCGCTGCAAGGCATGCTGCACGAGAAAGAAGTATAAGGTTGCCAAGCTCGACATAGTCAGTAAATGCTGTGTTCATGACTGGGTTTTGATTTGGCACTTTAAGGGTGTCATATTTTGCTTGGATAGCTTCTAAATTTTTAGAGAGCTGATCAAGTTTTGCGCCAGTTCTAAAGATACCCATTAGATCCCAGTTATTTTTACCAAGCTCTTCACGAAGTGCGTACATATCATTTACACCGCCCTCGCCTGTTGCTATGGCTTTAAATTTATCTTGCCACATTTTTGCTAGCTCAGAAGTCTTTTTGCCGCTTGCAAATTTTGCATTTTGAGCGTAAGCACCAGCACCTTTGCCAGCTAGATCGCCAGTTACAACTGCGTCAGTTAGGCTGTTACCACCAAGGCGGTTTGCACCGTGGATAGATACGCATGAAGCCTCGCCACCTACATAAATTCCAGGAATTTTTGTGCTCATATCATCAAATTTAGCTACCTCTATACCGCCCATTGAGTAGTGAGCTGTTGGGCGGATAGGCACTGGTTGCTCGATTAGATCGATATTTTGGAAAAGCATAGCTGTGTGGCGAATTTTTGGAAGCTTTTTCATAATAGTATCTTTGCCAAGGTGGCGAACGTCACAAAGTACATAAGCGCTCATACCCTCGCCAAAGCCTCTACCCTCGCGAATTTCTGTCTCGATCGCACGAGCGACAACATCACGAGGAGCTAGCTCCATCTTTTCGTGATAGTTTTTCATAAAACGCTCACCCTTGTTATTTAATAAGTATCCACCTTCACCGCGGGCTGCTTCAGTGATTAGTGTGCCACCATTTTGAACGCCAGTTGGGTGAAACTGAAGCATCTCAGGATCTTCAAAACCAAGACCTGCTTTAAGCGCAGCAGCTATGCCATCGCCTGTTGCTATAAATGGAACTGATGTGCGGTTATAGAAAATTCTAGTGTAGCCGCCAGTTGCGATGACAAGTGACTTGCAAAGGACTGGGTAAATTTGACCATCTTGGATGTTGCGAAGAACGACGCCTTCAACCTTACCATCCTCAAGACCGATCTCAAGCAGCTCATGATCCATTAGAAATTTAACGCCAGCTGTGATAGCGTCATCAAGACAGGCGTGCATCAAAATGTGGCCAGTTTTATCAGCCGCGTAGTTACAGCGCTTTTTGCTAGCACCACCCATGAAGCGAAACGCAACATCACCATTATCTTTACGGGACACGTCGCCATTGTCTATACGAGAAAAGAGCATGCCGTTGTAGTCTAGCTCGTGGATGACTGCGCCTGCTGCCTCGCAAAATTTCACAACTGCATCTTGATCGGCAAGATAAGCCGCACCTTTAACTGTGTCATAAGCGTGAAGCTTGAAGCTATCGCCATTACTAAAGTCAGTAACGCCGTTTATGCCACCCTCCGCCATACAGGTCGCATTGCGAGATGGCATCATCTTTGTAGCAACAACGACGGTTGAGTTTGGATATTGCTTGCGAACGGCTGTTGCTGCACGAAGTCCAGCACCGCCAGAGCCGATTATTAGCACATCAACAGATGGTAAGCCACTTTCATTGCCTTTTGGCAACTCACCAGCAAAAACATTGGTCGTACCAGCTGTTGTAGCTAGCGCACCTACGCTGATACAGGCACTTTGTAGAAATTCTCTTCTGGTAAATTTTTCACTCATTGATAACTTCCTATCTTAGTAAATTTTTAACGTTTAAAACGCACCGCCAGTTCATTTCTTAATATTTTTTAAAATAACTACATTAATTAAATAATTAATAATGAAACATTACATTAAATTTACTTAAAAAAAACATAAAGATTTATTTTAGATTAAGAAATGAGAGCTGGTATTAAAATCAAAAAGGATAAAATGGGCTTTTCAAGGTAGTTTATATAAATTTAGCGGTAGAAATTTTATAAAATATATAAAAATTTCTACAGATTTGAAGTTTATTTTTATTTTTGAGTTTTTAAGCTTTAAAAGCTCTTTTTTAGGATATTAGAAAGATAAATTTACTTTTATACTTAAATAAATATATTAAATATATTAAATAACATTATTTTTGTCCTATTATCAAAATTCACCCTTTGGGTGCAAAATTTCTTTTAGCTCGCTATCACTTAGCTTATAGTTATAAAATCTCTCGTAAAACTCTTTTGTTTTTTGCTCTAAATTTAGATCGCTAAATAGCTCTGGGTAAAATGTCTTAGCCAGCCAAAGCGGATAAAGCGCACCTTCAGCGCTTCTTACACTCCAAAGATAAACGCCACTTGGCACTACAAAAATTTCTCCATTTTGTACAGCTTTTAGCTTGGTAAATGATGCGTTTTTAGCGATAGCATCGGCACTTTTTTGCGAATTTGTGATGATGATATCTGGGTTAAAGATGATGACTTGCTCTTCGTTTATTGCTTTTGAAATTTTAAAATCCCCTTCGCTTAGCCCTGAGCTTAAATTTATACCACCAGCCACGCTAATATACTCTGCGCCGATATCTTTTGAGCTAATGGTGTTAAAGTTTCCTGAGTTATAGTTAAGCACCAAAACTCTCTTTTTTGGCGTTAAATTTGCTGTTTTTTGGCTTACAAATTTTATATTCTCGTTAAAATAGTCATTAAACTCACGCGCCCTTTTTACGCTCTTTTCGCCCCAAATTTCAGCGATCTTGCTAAAGCTATCTTGTATCTCTTTGATGCTTTGAAATTTATCTATCTTCACAACTGCGATGCCAGCGCTCTCTAGCTGAGCCTTGCTATTTTCATCAAACATCATACCAACTGGTCCAAAAACAACTTGCGTTTTTGAAGCGATGATCGTCTCGACGCTGCTACTTAGCATGCCGCTTTTATTGTCGTTGCTCTTTATTTTTGGAAAAATTTTTGACATTAGTGGAGGCAGTTTTGGTGCACCGCTAATTATATGATCTTCGTTGCCAAGCATCGCAGAGACCTGCACAAATGCCACTATCAAAGGCGTCGCACGCTCGATCACGTCAGGCACTTCTATCTTTTTATCGTCGCTATCAAGCACCACTCTTGCTTGCAAACTAACAAGCAAAAAAGCCAAAAGCAAAATTTTCTTAAACATATTTTCTCCTTTCAATCCACCATCACGCAAGAGTAATGCTCGCGCTCATCGATGATATTTTTCACCACTCGTATATCTACGCCGTAAATTTTCTTTAAATTTTCGCCATTCATCACCTCGCTAGCCTCGCCGTAGATGTAGTTTTTATTACGCCCAAGCATCGCAACTTTTGCATTTAGATAAAAGACCTGCTCTGGCTGATGAGAGGTAAGGATGATGATGTAGCCTTGCTTTGCGAGCTTTTTTATCTCTTTTAAAACTCGCATTTGGTTACCAAAGTCTAAATTTGCCGTTGGCTCGTCAAGTAGCATAACCTTTGAGCGCTGCGCTAATGCCCTAGCTATGAGCACCATTTGCCGCTCGCCACCACTTAGATCGGTGTAAATTTTATCTTTAAAGCTCTCTAAATTTAGCGTTTTTAGTGCATCTAACGCTATCTCTTCATCCTCTTTGCTAGGGCGTTCAAATATACCAAGTCTGGCATTTGCACTCATCATCACCACGTCAAAAACGCTAAAGGCAAATGGCGGAGTGTGAGCTTGCGGGACGTAGCTTATAAAGCTTGCTCGCTCTTTCTCGCTCATTTTTAGCGCATCTTTGCCGTCTATTAAAATTTCGCCTCCAAGTGGCTTTAAAAAGCCAAGTATCGTCTTAAACGTCGTCGTTTTGCCAACGCCATTGCTACCAAGCAGGCAAAAGATGTCGCCATCTTGTAAATTTGCATTGAAATTTTCTATAACGACCTTTTTATCGTAGCCGCAGCTTAAATTTTTTATCTCAAATTTCACGCAAAACCCTTTTTACTCTTATAGAGCAGATAGACAAAAAGAGGCGCGCCAACTAGCGAAGTGATGACGCCAAGCGGGATCTCACTTGCCATTAGGCTGCGTGAAGTGGTATCTACTATCAGTAAAAATAGCCCTCCGCCAAGCAGCGAAGCTGGAAAGAGCGTGATGAAATTTGCTCCCACGACAAAGCGCATGATGTGGGGGATAACAAGCCCCACCCAGCCCACGATACCGCAAAATGAGACGCAAGTAGCGGTTAGAAGTGTCGAGGCGATGATGATTATGATGTTGTAAAATTTCACATTTAGCCCCATTGCCCTAGCCTCTTCTTCGCCAAAGCTAAGCGTGTTTAGCTTATACCGAAGCATGAAAAGTGGCACAAGACAGATCATAACTACGCAAAAAAGCAGAGCTAAATTTTTATATTTGCCGCTTCTTGCAAGGCTTCCCATCAGCCAAAAAGTGACTTCTGGTAGCTTATCTTCGCTGTCAGCTAGAAATTTTATAAGCGAGCTAAGCGCCCCAAAAAGAGATGAGATGACGATGCCAGTTAGCACCATCACGAGTAAATTTAGTCTGCCCTTTGCGATGACGCTGCTTATAAAAACGACAGCAAAAACCGCAAACAGACCGCAAGCAAATGCGCTAAGCTACACGCCTATGTAGTTAAAATTTAAGATAATAGCCACGCTAGCCCCCACAGCTGCGCCACTTGAGACACCAAGGATGTCAGGCGAGACTAGAGGATTTTTAAAAAGACCTTGATAGACAGCTCCAGAGCTAGCAAGCGCTGCACCGACAAGGATGGCAAAAAGCACCCTTGGCAAGCGAATGAGCGTAAAGACCGTGTAGCCTTGCTCGTCGCTTGGTTGCTCGTTTAAAATGGCTGATCTTATAAACTCAAAAATTTGAGCGTAGCTTATCTCGTAGCGTCCGATGCCTAGCGAAAAAAGAGCACCAGCAAAAGAAGCGCAAATAATGCGAAAATGATCTTTTGGCTACTCAAATTTCATCTCCCGCACGTCCCACCAGATAAGATAGCTCTTCATCTCTCTTTTAAATTTAAAGCCGCTTTTGGTCTTTGTGAGGTAGCTTTTTACATTTTCTTTGTAAATTTCTTCTTTTTCAGGCGCGATCTCACCGACAAATCTAAAATAAGAAAACGCCTCTTCAAGGCTAGCAAAATCCATCTCATAAATGGTGTCGATTATCTTTAAATTTGGATTTGCCCCCATGTCGTAGACGATGTTAAAGATAAAGTTGTAGCCAAATCTCCTATCGCTAAGACCTGCCTCTTTTTCATCTTTTGTCCCTTTTAAGAAGTCTTGCCAGATATCTTTTAGGCTTGGATGATCTGGCAAAAACGAGGTCATCACGACATATTTTTTAGCAAATTTACAAAGCTTTTTTATATCAAAAAGCCCAACCGAGCGTGATGCTAGCACGATGTCATGCTTTGGCAAGCCCTTTATGCTCGCCTCATCGCTCCAGTCTTTTTGGATGAAATTTATATTTTTCGCTCCAGCCTCTTTTGCGTTTTTTTTAGCGTATTCAAGCATTTTAGCAAACGGATCTAGCGCACTAACGCTCTTTGCTAGCTTTGCAAGTGGCACGCTAAGCCTTGCTGGACCACACCCCACATCAAGCACGCTATCATCTTTTGTGATAGGTAAATTTGAGAGTAAATTTAGCGTAGAAGCCGCCTCCATGCCGGTCATCTCGTTATACATATTTGCGACATCGTCCCAATTTACGCCACCTTCTTTGCCCTTTACTTTTTGCAAAGTAGGCGAGAACACTCGCTCCAAAATCGCTTGATAATCAACCAGCCCTTGCATCTTTCTCCCTTTGGTTATTTAAATCTGCCCTACAAAAAGGGCAAATTTAAAGAGCCTAAAGCCAAAATAAATTTGGCTTTAAGTTTTGGTTTTAGAATTTAACTTCAGCTGATAGCATAAATGTTCTTGATTGACCTAAGAATATGCTCGCGCCAGTTCCCGTCGAGATTCCATCGATATTTGATGGGTACATTCCAACCCAGTATTTTTTGTCAAAAACGTTATTTACGTTAAATCTTAAAGTTGTTTGCTTGCCTAACCACTCTTTTGTTGTATAGCGAATACCAAGATCGGTTGTAAAGTAAGCAGGAGCTGCATTTATGTTACGTTGATCAGCATAGCGTTTGCCAGTATAGTGAAAATTTGCACTTAATGCTAGCTTATTTGTATTTGGCACAAGGTAGTCAAAGAGTAGGTTTGATTGCACGCGCGGCTCACCGATTACGATTTTACCCTCTGCGTAGGTTTGTTTTGCCTTTTTTAGTTAGGTTGGATTAGTGTAATACCGCCCATTACGCTAAGGTCATTCGTGATCTTGCCGCCTGTGGTAAGCTCTAAGCCTCTATTTACCTGTTCGCCTTGAGTGCCATATTCTCCATTATCGCCTACATAGGCTATTGGGCGTTTGATCTCAAAAAGTGCTGCTGATAGGTCAAGCTCGTCTATCCTAGCCTTTGCACCGACTTCGTATTGCTTACTTCTATAAGGTTTTAGAACGATCGTCTCGCCGTATCGCGGGTTTCTTACGTCGGTATATGTATAAGCAGATCCGGTTTGTAAGCTATCTGCATATGTGAAATACAAGCTGACGTTCTCAACTGGGCGGTAGATGAGGCTTCCTGCATAGCTATTGCCGCTTTTGTCGTAGCTTTTTACACCCGTTTGCTTGTTTTTACTTTCGAAGTTGCTTCTAGCCGCACTTAAAATGACGCTAAAATAGTCGTTTATTTTGATGTCGTCAGCGATAGTTATATTTTTCATAATAGTATCGCTACTTTTATAAGCTCCGCTTGCTTTTTTGTGTTAGGCTGTGCAAAGACGCGCGGACTATATAAGTTAGAATTTCCTAAAGAAACTGGTCTTGAAGCAGGATTTCTAGCACCATATAAAGTCCATATATATATCCATTTGTTTACACGCCAAGATTGTGTTCTATGCCAAATGTTTCAAATTCGGTTATAGCCTTTGCAAACCAGCTTTGCACGTCAAATCTTTGAGCTGCACCGCCACCGCCACCAGCTTTTACGTCAAAATCACCGTTTTGATTAGTAAAAGTTTTGCTTGTGCCATACATATCACGGATGGCCTTTTGCCACTGATAGCCGCCCTCGAAATACCAATTCTCGGTAGGTGCGTATTTAAATTTAGAGCTTGCAGTCGTTGTTTTTAGATCATTTCCAGCCCACTCTTGCTCTAAACCAGCTTTAGTAGTTTTAGTAGCACTTGGAATATCAAATTTTAAGACACCGTTATCACCTGGCATAGAAAAGCCACCAGGATTTCCTAGCATTTTGTGTCTGTAGTAGCTAAAATTTGTCTCGATCGTGAAGTTTTCAGTTAAATAAAAGTCAAGTCCAAGACTAGCCAAATTTCTTTCGTAGTCGCTTTTTTTAGCTTGTTTTGCACCGTCGCTTTTATAAAACACACCACGATATCCAACATGTTCAAATCTATTTGAAGTATCCCAACCTATACCAAAATTTGAGCGGCTCGTATAGTCAGCCCAAACCGTATTTGAAAAAGGTATCGGACGTTTTCTTGTGTAGTTAAAAAAGCCTGCTGGATTTTGTCCGCCATAAAGTGAGCCAGCAAGTCCGTTTTGGATTTGCAGACCTTCAAACATATACATCGGAATAGCTGTCGTAGAAACCGCATAAAAACCGTCCCAAAGCACATTGCCAACGACTGATCCCTCAAAGCCACGCGTTTGCGGACGACCGACTTCTATACCCACCTCTGGTTTGAATTTGCGCCGAAGGGAAGTATTTTACTGCGTCTTCAAAACCTGCTACACCTTGGTTGTTCATAGCTTCAATAGACATTGTATTTACCTGATAAGGCATATCAAGCACTCTTTTTCCTGCTAGAGGACCACTAGCAATGCCTTTGTTTAGTATACCTTCGCTGATACCACTTTCGCTGATATTGTCACCGACTGAATTTACTTCGACACCCTCAAGCTTTGTCGTTTGCACAGCAAAAACTTGACTTAAAAAACCACTGCACATCAAAAGTGCAGCACATGTTGCAACTGAGATTTTGTAACTCAACTTTTACTCCTTTTTACAAAATTTTACATCTGAAATGTTACTAAAACAAATCTTAAATATAATTTATTAATTTATTAAATATTTAAAAATATATTTTATTTAAGAAAACTAAAATAAGGCATTATGAGAACAATTTTTAAAAATTTCATAGCTTTGATAAGATAAATAAATACTATAAATATAATCTTTTATATCGATAAGTAATGCTTTAAATTTTAAGAAAAGTAATAATTGATAAAAATGTAATAAAGGTTGATTTTTCTGTTTATAGTAGAAATTTTGGCTAAAAATTAGCCAAAATTTATTTTAAAAGCTCTTTTGCGTATTTTAGACCTAGCTCGTAAGCTTTTGCGTTTGCCTCTTTGACCTTAGCTGGCACGCTTGCTAGCATCTCTTCACGCACTAAATTTTCATCCATGCACCCACTCATCGCCACAGCCACACCAAGGGCCACGACGCTTTGAGTGATGACATTTCCGACCTCGTCTTTTGCGATAGAGATGATAGGAATTTCATAAATTTTCCAGCGCTTTTTATCCTCATCGCTCACTTTTACCAAATTTGGCTCGACAACGATCGCGCCGCCCTCTTTCACGCCACTTTTAAAGGCGTTGTAGCTTATCTGCGCGGTGGCAAGCATAAAGTCTATCTCGCCCTCGTTTGCGTAAGGATATAAAATTTCTTTCTCATCAAGTATGATATCGACCTTCGTTGGACCGCCACGCACCTGAGATGTGTAGGTAGATGCCTTGACGCCGTAACCGCCTGCTTTTATCTTGGCAGCTGAGAGGATCTCGCCAGCTAGTATGACACCCTGTCCGCCAACGCCGACAAATCTTAATTGTGACTTCATGCTAGCTCCTCAAAATTTATCTTCTCACCACTCATAGCAGCCTTTCTTACCCTATCGTAAGCCTTGGTGTATTCTATCTTTTCTTCGTCTTTATGAAGCACACCAAGTGGGAAAATGCCCTTTTTCTCCTCATCACTTAACATGTCAAATTTGACCTTGCTCGTCGTGCGGCCCTTTATCCACTCTAAATTTTTCACCGCCTCGCCCATTTTGTTCTTGCGGCCTAAATTTATGTGGCAGTTTGAAAATACATCAAAAAAGCTGTATCCATCGTGACTAAAGCCCTCTACAAAGAGCTTTGTAAGCTTCTCTGGTTCGATGACGCTGCCACGCGCTACAAAGCTAGCACCTGCAGCGGTTGCGAGCTTACAGGCGTCAAAGCTAGGATCGATGTTACCATACTGCGCTGTGACCGTCCACATGCCTTTTGGCGTGGTTGGGCTGGTTTGCGAGTTGGTTAGCGCGTAGATGAAGTTGTTGATTAAGATGTGATTTAGCCCGATATTTCGGCGACATCCGTGTATCGTGTGGTTGCCTCCGATCGCTAGTCCGTCGCCGTCGCCAGTTACAACTATGACGTGCTTGTCTGGGTTTGCCATCTTTACGCCAGTAGCATATGCTACAGCTCTGCCGTGAGTTGTGTGGATGGTGTTGCAGTCAAGATATCCGCTAAAGCGCCCAGAGCAGCCTATGCCTGAGACCACGCAAACGTCGTTCATGTCCCAGCCCATGGTGTCGATAGCACGGATGAGCGCCTTTAGTATGACGCCGTCGCCACAGCCCCAGCACCAAAGAGTAGGCATTTTATCTGTTCGTAAATATTTATCATAATTAAAAGCCATAAATTTCTCCTATCTTCGCCTCGATCTCGCTTGGGCTTATCGGTCTGCCGTTTGCTTTTAGCAGTTTTGCAAAGTCATCTCTTAAGATGATCTTTGAAATTTCGCCACTATATTGACCTAAATTTAGCTCGCAGACTAAAATTTTTTTAAATTTATTTGATATCTCTTTTAGCTTTTTAGCTGGAGCTGGGAAAAGCGTGAGTGGCTTAAATAGCCCTACTTTTAGCCCTTTTTCACGTAAATTTAGTATCGCTTGCTTAGCCGAAAGCGCCACGCTACCAAAAGCGATGATACAAATTTCAGCATCATTTAGCATAAATTCTTCATATTTCTCGCACTCATCAGTGTGTAAATTTATCTTATTAAATAGCCTATTCATCGAGTATTCAACGATTTTTCCATCTTCTGTTGGAAAGCCAGTTGCTCCGTGATGAAGCCCAGTGATATGGTAGTGATAGCCTTTAAAGAAATGATTTAGCGTAGCTGGCTCATCGGGTGCTGCCTCGTAAGGCTTATACTCTTTTGGCTCGCCACTAAATTCTCTTCTTTTATAAATTTCTAGCTCGCTGATTTCTGGCAAACGCACCCTTGCTTGCATGTGACCTATCGTCTCATCAAGTAGCAGCATAACTGGCGTCATAAATCTAGCTGCGAGATTAAATGCGCAAACCGTCTGCGTATAGCACTCCTCTAGGCTGCTAGGGGCTAGCACTATCATATTTACATCGCCATGAGTTGGGTTTTTAGCCTGCAAGATATCGCCTTGTGCGACGCGGGTTGGCAAGCCAGTTGAAGGGCCACCGCGCATTACGTTTACGATGACAAGCGGTATCTCAGCGATAAAGCCAAGGCCTATTTGCTCAGCCTTTAGTGAAATTCCTGGACCTGAGCTAGCAGTCATCGCTTTAGCACCACTCGCACTTGCACCAAGAGAAACTGAAATTCCAGCTATCTCATCTTCCATTTGTATAAATGTACCGCCATGTTTT includes:
- a CDS encoding 2-oxoglutarate synthase subunit alpha, which codes for MRELVSTGNALVARAAVECGCNFFGGYPITPSSEIAHELSVLLPKHGGTFIQMEDEIAGISVSLGASASGAKAMTASSGPGISLKAEQIGLGFIAEIPLVIVNVMRGGPSTGLPTRVAQGDILQAKNPTHGDVNMIVLAPSSLEECYTQTVCAFNLAARFMTPVMLLLDETIGHMQARVRLPEISELEIYKRREFSGEPKEYKPYEAAPDEPATLNHFFKGYHYHITGLHHGATGFPTEDGKIVEYSMNRLFNKINLHTDECEKYEEFMLNDAEICIIAFGSVALSAKQAILNLREKGLKVGLFKPLTLFPAPAKKLKEISNKFKKILVCELNLGQYSGEISKIILRDDFAKLLKANGRPISPSEIEAKIGEIYGF